One part of the Natronincola ferrireducens genome encodes these proteins:
- a CDS encoding PTS transporter subunit IIC — MNINKERISIREYFTKALNGMALGLFSSLIIGLILKQIGELADLPTLTVFGQITQFLMGPAIGAGVAFAVGAPSLGIFASIATGAIGANTIFLTEAGVYSIKVGEPVGAFVAALIGAEVAKLIVGKTKVDIVLIPAFTIIAGGLAGNFIGPAVAALMTGLGQMINSLTVIHPIPMGILVSALMGMILTLPISSAALAISLGLDGLAAGAAVVGCATQMIGFGVASYKENGFGGFIAQGLGTSMLQVPNIIKNPLIWIPPTLTSGILGPLATTIFKMENNSIGAGMGTSGLVGQFGTFAKMVTEQGNPSTTVLLKVILLHFILPAILTLLISQHMRKKGWIKLGDMKLNQ, encoded by the coding sequence ATGAACATTAATAAAGAAAGAATTTCTATTAGAGAATATTTTACAAAGGCATTAAACGGAATGGCGTTAGGTTTATTTTCATCGTTAATAATAGGATTAATTTTAAAACAAATAGGAGAGTTAGCAGACCTTCCTACATTAACAGTCTTTGGACAAATAACGCAATTTCTGATGGGACCAGCAATAGGGGCTGGAGTAGCCTTTGCTGTAGGGGCACCTTCTTTGGGAATATTTGCCTCAATAGCAACTGGCGCTATAGGAGCAAATACTATTTTTTTAACAGAGGCAGGCGTCTATAGCATAAAAGTAGGGGAGCCGGTGGGGGCTTTTGTGGCAGCTTTAATAGGTGCAGAAGTAGCCAAGCTAATAGTTGGTAAAACAAAAGTGGATATTGTACTGATTCCTGCCTTTACGATTATAGCTGGAGGACTTGCCGGTAATTTTATAGGTCCTGCTGTAGCAGCTTTAATGACGGGATTAGGACAAATGATCAATAGTCTTACCGTAATCCATCCAATCCCTATGGGGATTTTAGTTTCAGCCTTAATGGGAATGATCTTAACTCTACCCATCAGCAGTGCAGCTTTAGCTATTTCCCTTGGATTAGATGGCTTAGCAGCAGGGGCTGCAGTGGTGGGATGTGCTACTCAAATGATAGGCTTTGGTGTGGCCAGTTACAAAGAAAATGGCTTTGGAGGTTTTATTGCCCAAGGCCTAGGAACCAGTATGCTTCAGGTTCCTAATATTATTAAAAACCCTTTAATATGGATACCCCCCACATTGACCAGTGGTATTCTTGGGCCTTTGGCCACTACTATATTTAAAATGGAAAACAACAGTATAGGTGCTGGGATGGGTACCAGTGGATTAGTTGGTCAATTTGGCACCTTTGCAAAAATGGTTACAGAGCAAGGAAATCCATCGACAACTGTTTTGTTAAAGGTAATTCTTTTACACTTTATTTTACCAGCCATACTAACCCTATTAATATCCCAGCATATGAGAAAAAAAGGATGGATTAAGCTGGGGGATATGAAACTAAATCAATAA